From a single Aquarana catesbeiana isolate 2022-GZ linkage group LG09, ASM4218655v1, whole genome shotgun sequence genomic region:
- the LOC141107415 gene encoding protein kinase C theta type-like, with protein MFSSLFLSLLFLQVINNVPYFTSVDYFSLGLIVYQMIFGRHPFYTHKQTLRNIMLSILNMEPHYPVNMDYNLQDLLTRLLCKDQEERTELVSDIRHHKYFEEIDWTDLEKGKATSPLASGSMNKKPIYRRMKMKKFMTKVDRDRPIKAKYQKNFNGFSYMRESMRRQLLAAPPPPQSQRWFTKALACIMQ; from the exons ATGTTCTCATCCTTATTTCTCTCCCTTTTGTTTCTACAGGTCATTAACAACGTGCCGTACTTCACCTCCGTGGACTATTTCTCGTTGGGATTGATCGTATACCAAATGATCTTTGGACGGCATCCCTTCTATACTCACAAGCAGACCCTCCGAAACATAATGTTGTCAATACTAAATATGGAACCCCATTATCCAGTAAACATGGACTACAACCTCCAGGACCTCTTAACAAGG CTCTTATGTAAGGACCAAGAAGAGCGAACGGAACTTGTAAGTGACATCAGGCACCACAAATATTTCGAGGAGATCGACTGGACCGACTTAGAGAAAGGAAAGGCCACCTCGCCATTGGCATCGGGATCA ATGAATAAGAAACCAATCTACAGAAGAATGAAGATGAAAAAATTCATGACCAAGGTAGACAGGGATCGTCCAATAAAAGCAAAGTACCAGAAGAACTTCAACGGCTTCTCCTACATGAGAGAGAGCATGAGGCGGCAGTTACTGGCCGCCCCTCCACCACCACAGAGCCAGCGTTGGTTCACTAAGGCCTTGGCATGTATAATGCAGTAG